Proteins encoded in a region of the Sander lucioperca isolate FBNREF2018 chromosome 18, SLUC_FBN_1.2, whole genome shotgun sequence genome:
- the si:dkey-21a6.5 gene encoding laminin subunit beta-1 yields the protein MDCRGVLPAICAAFFIGMVVSQTTLSPAVMNTTLMENVTSLTITPVILSSTTPGCFAFNTSTCEPCAPGSQYDNNTLLCACCSDPGQCLFPGACLPCSRGFYQPLAGQQQCLPCNRGFYTNFTGSPLCQPCAPGSFNNNTGGDSCTSCSPGFFSSQQSSTSCAPCALGRFCNSSGCSQCQMCPAGKEALQTASKDCTPCRPGMHKAPHQTMCQICGSGFFQIHWGQESCDVCPENHYCPSPDVNPIQCPSDAFCPEGSLSPGYCMETFFHKEGDTCELAPVTIALLVIGGGVTLLFIILMVLRRRRDTDGELTVARAPLLRKERPQGRYYGIPCDAEPVYAGW from the exons ATGGACTGCCGGGGAGTTCTGCCTGCGATATGCGCCGCTTTTTTCATAG GCATGGTGGTGAGCCAGACAACACTTTCTCCTGCTGTGATGAACACCACTCTCATGGAGAATGTGACCAGTCTGACCATAACTCCCGTGATTCTGAGCAGCACTACCCCAGGCTGCTTTGCATTCAACACTTCTACTTGTGAGCCCTGTGCTCCAGGATCGCAGTACGACAACA ACACCCTGCTGTGTGCGTGCTGCTCTGACCCTGGTCAGTGTCTATTTCCTGGAGCCTGTCTGCCATGCTCCAGAGGATTCTATCAGCCGTTAGCAGGACAGCAGCAGTGTCTGCCCTGCAACCGGGGCTTCTATACAAA TTTCACTGGAAGTCCATTATGTCAACCATGCGCTCCTGGATCCTTCAACAATAACACTGGAGGAGACAGTTGCACAAGTTGTTCACCAG gttttttttcatCGCAGCAGAGCTCCACTTCATGTGCACCGTGTGCACTGGGACGTTTTTGCAA ctCATCTGGTTGTAGCCAGTGCCAGATGTGTCCTGCAGGAAAAGAAGCTCTACAGACTGCCTCAAAAGACTGCACACCGTGTCGACCAG GCATGCACAAGGCTCCCCATCAGACTATGTGTCAAATCTGCGGCAGTGGCTTCTTCCAGATCCACTGGGGCCAGGAGAGCTGTGATGTATGCCCAGAGAATCACTACTGCCCT AGTCCAGATGTGAACCCCATTCAGTGTCCCAGCGACGCGTTTTGTCCAGAGGGCAGCTTGTCTCCAGGCTACTGCATGGAGACTTTCTTCCACAAAGAAGGAGACACTTGTGAATTGGCTCCCGTCACTATTGCTCTTTTAGTTATTGGAGGAGGGG TGACCCTACTCTTCATCATCTTAATGGTCTTACGTCGACGGAGAGACACTGATGGAGAGCTAACTGTAGCACGAGCTCCATTATTGCGCAAAGAGCGACCTCAAGGTCGATACTATGGGATCCCCTGTGATGCAGAACCTGTATATGCTGGCTGGTGA
- the mrpl35 gene encoding 39S ribosomal protein L35, mitochondrial: MAVMLCVIFIKIEICPNRAPYLRQHSGENMAAALARKVSGLLRPLSVSLCAKTPQLCKLSSLIQPPPLYSSAAAAVRAPLRAAMCQTPRYNILQRVSALIPSLNQQPSRSLTYVSLKKGKRKTVKAVTDRFMRLHCDLWIRRKAGYKKKLWKKKPARRKRLREHVFCNKTQSKLLDKMTTSFWKRRNWYVNDPYLKYHDRVNLKL, encoded by the exons ATGGCGGTAATGCTCTGTGTCATATTTATAAAAATTGAAATTTGTCCAAACAGGGCTCCGTACTTACGTCAGCATTCTGGAGAAAACATGGCGGCCGCCCTGGCAAGGAAGGTGTCCG GGCTGCTGAGgccgctgtctgtctctctgtgtgccaAGACACCACAGCTCTGTAAGCTCTCCAGCCTCATCCAGCCTCCACCTCTCTACAGCTCTGCTGCAGCCGCTGTCCGCGCTCCTCTGCGGGCTGCAATGTGTCAGACACCCCGGTACAACATCCTACAACG GGTATCGGCACTTATCCCCAGTCTGAATCAACAACCAAGCAGAAGTCTGacatatgtcagtctgaagaaGGGGAAGAGGAAGACTGTAAAAGCTGTGACAGACAGATTCATGAGGCTGCATTGTGACCTTTGGATCAGGCGCAAG GCTGGATACAAAAAGAAACTGTGGAAGAAGAAACCTGCCAGACGAAAGCGCCTGAGGGAGCATGTATTCTGTAACAAAACACAGAGCAAGCTTTTGGATAAAATGACAACCTCTTTTTGGAAAAGGAGGAACTGGTATGTTAACGATCCGTACTTGAAGTACCACGATCGGGTCAACCTTAAACTGTAA
- the reep1 gene encoding receptor expression-enhancing protein 1, producing MVSWIISRLVVLVFGTLYPAYSSYKAVKSKDVKEYVKWMMYWIIFALFTAVEVFTDMFLCWIPFYYELKIAFVVWLLSPYTKGSSVLYRKFVHPTLSSKEKDIDEYICQAKDKSYDTLVHFGRKGLNVAATAAVMAATKSQGVLSDRLRSFSMQDLSSYESDSVNTGPGTTTQPAAAQHRTRAMMRSKSESYNKGQDFDMTEYEMLGLDQWDSKELLSQTISPSESESTPITPSLTPQSSPPSTPSPPSTPSPPPSPPAPEHPEEVGKGVQAASSSPQLRLIKRKAPEPPLRVIRPLTRSRSALSSNNEAM from the exons ATGGTCTCCTGGATCATCTCTAGACTTGTGGT ACTTGTGTTCGGTACACTGTATCCTGCATACTCATCTTATAAAGCTGTGAAGTCAAAAGATGTGAAAGAATAT GTGAAATGGATGATGTACTGGATAATATTTGCACTATTCACGGCTGTGGAAGTGTTTACAGATATGTTTCTTTGTTG GATCCCTTTCTACTATGAACTGAAGATAGCCTTTGTGGTGTGGCTGCTGTCCCCTTACACTAAAGGCTCCAGTGTGCTATACAGGAAGTTTGTTCATCCCACgctttcctcaaaagaaaaG GACATTGATGAGTATATCTGCCAAGCGAAGGACAAAAGTTATGACACACTGGTGCATTTTGGGAGAAAAGGGCTGAATGTTGCCGCCACAGCTGCAGTCATGGCTGCAACAAAG AGCCAAGGGGTCCTGTCAGACAGACTGAGGAGTTTCAGCATGCAGGATCTGTCTTCCTATGAGTCTGACAGCGTTAACACCGGCCCTGGCACCACTacgcagcctgcagcagcacagCATCGGACCAGAGCTATGATGCGTAGCAAGTCGGAGAGTTACAACAAGG GACAGGATTTTGACATGACTGAGTATGAGATGTTGGGGTTGGACCAATGGGACTCCAAGGAGTTGCTGTCCCAGACCATTTCACCTTCTGAGTCTGAGTCCACACCCATTACGCCCTCACTTACACCCCAGTCATCCCCACCCTCCACACCCTCCCCACCCTCCACACCCTCCCcacctccctctcctccagCTCCGGAGCATCCTGAGGAGGTGGGGAAAGGGGTGCAAGCAGCATCAAGCTCTCCACAGCTCAGGCTGATTAAGAGGAAGGCTCCTGAG cctcctcttagagtCATTAGGCCTCTCACAAGATCCAGGAGTGCCCTTTCTTCAAACAATGAAGCCATGTGA